The Mangrovivirga cuniculi genomic sequence ATTATCCGGATCTTTTTCAAGCAGACTTCTTAAAGCCAGAATCCCCTGCATAGGATTTGAACCATTGATCGCTATTAATGCATTATTTATTTCTGCATCAATATAATCAGGATTTTCCTCAAGAACTTTGTCGTAATAGCTTTTGGCCGTTTGCCCAAGCTGCTGTTGTTTGTCAGTTTCCATGGCAAACGAAAATGCTTTGTAATATGCATCAGCTGCAGCAACGTTTGATTCAAAGGTGTTTAATTCTTTAGCAATCAATCCTTTGTAGTAAGCTGCGCTGTCGTATGCCTGCACACTGAAATATATCTCATACAAAGAGTCCGCAAAGTTAATACTTTTTTCTCTATTTTCATCCATCTCAAGCTGTTCTTTGAAATAAGCCAGCTTTAGAGTTAATGAATCATTGAGTTTTGTCGTATTGTGAGCTGCGATATCTTCGGATACTTCTCCAGCAGGATTATCCGACATCGAAGCGCTAACATTTTGATTTTCGTCATTTTCAACTACTTCCCTGGGCAAGAAAAACAAAGCAACTACTGCTGCTATGATCAAAATCCCTGAGATAAAAATTTGTTTTTTCATAAAAGTTACTGACGATGTTTATTAACGCTTGTACGGCCAATAAAAGTAAAAGTTATCGGGAGGAAAAACCTCCCGATGATTTTTAGTCATTTAAAGCTTTTACCTTATCGCTGGTTTTAACCTTCTCAACAAATGTTTTTGATGGCTTGAAAGCCGGCACAAAGTGCTCGTCAATTACAATTGCTGTGTTCTTTGAGATGTTTCGGGCAATTTTCTTTGCTCTTTTCTTATTTACGAAACTTCCGAACCCACGAACATAGATGTTTTCTCCTTCTGCCATAGAGTCTTTAACTACACTGAATAATGCCTCTACAGTAGTTGTTACATCTTCTTTAGAAATTCCTGTCTTCTCTGCTATTTGAGCAATTACCTCTGCTTTTGTCACTGTTAAACTAATTTGGTTTGAACATTAATTACAAAATGAACAGTATCTGCTAATTTTGGGGATGCAAAGTTAATTGGTCGGGGAGTAATTAAAAAGCTTTGTAAACAAAAAGGCATAAAAATTTATTTATAAGTCATTAAAAAAGAATAGGTTGACAAATAAAGATTTTACAGATAAGCTAATAGGCTGGTATAAAATAAATTCCAGAGATCTTCCATGGAGGAATACACGTGATCCATACCCTGTTTGGTTATCAGAAGTTATTCTACAACAAACGCGTGTAGAGCAGGGAATGCCATACTTTTATAAATTTATAGATGCCTATCCGACTATTCAGGATCTGGCAAACTCTACTGAAGAGGAAGTTCTTCGATTATGGCAGGGCCTGGGTTATTATTCAAGAGGAAGAAATTTATTAAAAGGAGCTAAGCAAATTGTTTTTGACAGAAATGGTGTCTGGCCGGACAATTATAAGGAATTACAAGAGATTAAAGGTGTAGGAAAATATATCGCGGCAGCGATTGCCTCATTTTGCTTCAATGAATATGTTCCGGTAATTGATGGGAATGTTTACCGATTTCTGTATAGGTATCTAGGTATCGAAGAGCCAATAAATACAACAAAGTCTTTCAGAATATTTTTTGACCTTGCAAAAGAATTTCAAAAGCACGCCAACGATCCTGCTATGTTCAATCAGGCGTTAATGGAGTTCGGGTCCCTTCATTGTAAACCAAGAAACCCTTTATGTGATACGTGCCCGTTTGAAAGTGTTTGTTATGCCAGGCTGAACAACATGCAATATGATTTCCCCGTTAAGAATAAGAAGAAAAAATCTGTTGTCAGGAATTTTCATTATTTTGTAATTGTAGAAAACAACAGGTATTTATTTACTAAAAGGGGTAAAAATGATATTTGGGAAGGACTTTTTGAATTCCCGCTTGTAGAAGCTGATGACCTGACAAGTAAGGAATTAGATGAAATTCCTTTTTTATCTGAGGGTCAGGAGATAAAAAAAATGTTTAATGTGAAACATATTCTATCACATCAGACTATTTTTGCAACCTTTTACGAAGTTATCAACACAAATAGCAGCTTGAAAGAAGAGATTTCTGTATACAGGGGAGAATGGTTGTCTCCTGAAGAAATTGAAAAAAAACCCAAGCCTATTTTGATAGATAAATTTTTGAACGAATATTTATAAGTAGTATCTTTAAAAATAAACAGTATAGAAAAATATTATGTCAGGAGTAAATAAAGTAATTCTTGTAGGAAACCTTGGGAAAGACCCGGAAGTAAGACATTTGGATAATGGCCGTGCAGTAGCAAACTTCTCTTTGGCAACCTCGGAGGTATATAAAAACCGTCAGACAAATGAGCGGGTTACAAATACTGAATGGCATAATGTTGTTCTCTGGACGCCTCTTGCTGAAGTAGCCGAAAGATTTTTGAAAAAGGGAAGCCAGGTTTATATCGAAGGAAAAATTACCACAAGGTCATACGATGATAAAGAAGGTAATAAAAGATATATTACTGAAGTAGTAGGTAGAGAAATGACTTTACTTGGAACCCGTGATGATTCAGGAAATTCAGGAATGAATCAAAATCAGGGAAGCTCGTCACAATCATCTTCACAAAACACTTCATCTTCGGGTTATAGTAGCGATGCCGTAAGCATTGACAATGACTCCAATGATGAAATGGATGATCTGCCTTTTTAATTGTTTAATTAAAAATTACATAGTTGGAACCATCCACAGAAGACCCACTACCTAGTTTAATTCTTTTTATAAGCACAGATGCATCAGGAGTATTGTTTTATTCAATCAATGCTCTGGTAATTATATTATTGATCATTTTATCAGGTCTGATATCGGGATCTGAAGTGGCTTATTTTTCTCTAAACAGAGAGGAAATAGAAAAATGCCTGACCAGTCCGAACAAGGCTGAGCAGGTCATGGGTAAATTATTGAGCAATCCTAAACGATTGCTAGCAACTATTCTTATAACTAACAATCTTGTCAATGTTGGAATCGTGACGGTGTCTACATACCTGACCTGGCAAATAATCGGATCTACTTCCACGGAAGGGTTAGTCGTTACAATACTGACATTTGTTTCAACCTTTATAATCGTATTTTTCGGTGAGGTAATCCCTAAAATCTACGCTAATCAAAAGGGGTATCTGTTTGCTAAACGGACTGCTCGAATGCTGTCTGTATTCGAGACTATTTTTCTACCATTATCATGGTTGTTGACTTCAGTAGATCTGTTTTTGGATAAGCGGATTAAGCGAAAAGGGTATGATATTTCAGTCGAAAATATTCAAAAAGCAATCGACCTTACCACAGAAATGGAAGGCACCGAAGAAGAAAAAGACCTGTTAAAAGGGATAGCAAAATTTGGTACGTTGACAGTAAAGCAAGTGATGAAGTCCAGGATGGATATTACTGCTTTTGATGTAGAAGATGACTATCATGAACTTCTGGACAGGATAAATAAAAGCGGATATTCCAGGGTGCCTGTTTACAAAGACACCATTGATAAGATCGAAGGTATATTATACGTAAAAGACCTTATTCCATTTATTGATGAGAATGAGGATTTTCTTTGGCAAAACCTTCTTAGACAAGGTTTTTTTATTCCTGAAAATAAGAAAGTAGAAAGTCTATTGAGGGATTTCCAGGAGAAGAAAGTTCACATGGCTATCGTTGTAGATGAATATGGAGGTACCTCCGGACTGATTACTTTAGAAGATGTGATTGAGGAAATTGTCGGTGAAATAAATGATGAGTTTGACCTGGATGAAAATGAAATCCCATATAATAAACTCGATCAAAACACCTTCGTATTTGAAGGTAAGACTTCATTAAATGATTTCTGTAAAATAATTGGAGAAGATAACGGCCGTTTTGATGAGGTGAAAGGAGAGAGTGAATCTCTTGGTGGGTTGATTCTTGAGTTATCTTCAAAGCTTCCACGGGTTGGTGAGAAGATCAAGTTTGAGAACTTCCTATTTACTGTAGTAGCTGTTGATGCTCGCAGAATCAAAAGAGTTAGAGTTTTCAGAGCTGCTGACTCCAATCAATTAACGAAGACAAAATGAGATTAAATTATATATATCTAATCGTATTTGTTTTATTTGTGGCTTCATGCGGCAATGATTATGTGCCTAAGCCTAAAGGTTATAACTATATTGTCTTGCCTGAACACAAATATGAAGCAATGCCTGATGGGTATCCTTATGATTTTAAGAAAAATACTGCAGCAACCATTAAAAAAGATTCATCCGGAATCGCTGAACCCTATTGGATTCATTTATACTATCCCGATCTGAACGCAGATATTCAGCTTACTTACAAGCAGATTAATAATGACAC encodes the following:
- the mutY gene encoding A/G-specific adenine glycosylase; the encoded protein is MTNKDFTDKLIGWYKINSRDLPWRNTRDPYPVWLSEVILQQTRVEQGMPYFYKFIDAYPTIQDLANSTEEEVLRLWQGLGYYSRGRNLLKGAKQIVFDRNGVWPDNYKELQEIKGVGKYIAAAIASFCFNEYVPVIDGNVYRFLYRYLGIEEPINTTKSFRIFFDLAKEFQKHANDPAMFNQALMEFGSLHCKPRNPLCDTCPFESVCYARLNNMQYDFPVKNKKKKSVVRNFHYFVIVENNRYLFTKRGKNDIWEGLFEFPLVEADDLTSKELDEIPFLSEGQEIKKMFNVKHILSHQTIFATFYEVINTNSSLKEEISVYRGEWLSPEEIEKKPKPILIDKFLNEYL
- a CDS encoding HU family DNA-binding protein, producing MTKAEVIAQIAEKTGISKEDVTTTVEALFSVVKDSMAEGENIYVRGFGSFVNKKRAKKIARNISKNTAIVIDEHFVPAFKPSKTFVEKVKTSDKVKALND
- a CDS encoding tetratricopeptide repeat protein — translated: MKKQIFISGILIIAAVVALFFLPREVVENDENQNVSASMSDNPAGEVSEDIAAHNTTKLNDSLTLKLAYFKEQLEMDENREKSINFADSLYEIYFSVQAYDSAAYYKGLIAKELNTFESNVAAADAYYKAFSFAMETDKQQQLGQTAKSYYDKVLEENPDYIDAEINNALIAINGSNPMQGILALRSLLEKDPDNETVNYQLGLMSMQTQQWHKAEERFRTLVKIEPENTEYNFYLGVSLFEDGHRQEAKEYFEKVLTLEDNPEVVSAVNGYLKEIQ
- a CDS encoding single-stranded DNA-binding protein, producing the protein MSGVNKVILVGNLGKDPEVRHLDNGRAVANFSLATSEVYKNRQTNERVTNTEWHNVVLWTPLAEVAERFLKKGSQVYIEGKITTRSYDDKEGNKRYITEVVGREMTLLGTRDDSGNSGMNQNQGSSSQSSSQNTSSSGYSSDAVSIDNDSNDEMDDLPF
- the gldE gene encoding gliding motility-associated protein GldE, which encodes MEPSTEDPLPSLILFISTDASGVLFYSINALVIILLIILSGLISGSEVAYFSLNREEIEKCLTSPNKAEQVMGKLLSNPKRLLATILITNNLVNVGIVTVSTYLTWQIIGSTSTEGLVVTILTFVSTFIIVFFGEVIPKIYANQKGYLFAKRTARMLSVFETIFLPLSWLLTSVDLFLDKRIKRKGYDISVENIQKAIDLTTEMEGTEEEKDLLKGIAKFGTLTVKQVMKSRMDITAFDVEDDYHELLDRINKSGYSRVPVYKDTIDKIEGILYVKDLIPFIDENEDFLWQNLLRQGFFIPENKKVESLLRDFQEKKVHMAIVVDEYGGTSGLITLEDVIEEIVGEINDEFDLDENEIPYNKLDQNTFVFEGKTSLNDFCKIIGEDNGRFDEVKGESESLGGLILELSSKLPRVGEKIKFENFLFTVVAVDARRIKRVRVFRAADSNQLTKTK